One stretch of Ahniella affigens DNA includes these proteins:
- a CDS encoding PRTRC system protein C, whose amino-acid sequence MTATIAVLKRQFQFGATRLDDPAPSLTPQDALRLFEPNYPFLATARLGEPTIQGDFLVYPVLKPEVQVKGASNRQPADKTLLRKAIGAVKQWSDAPAAMVQPSPAWHLVFSRVDQVSRRADSPVRDAFDVPLA is encoded by the coding sequence ATGACTGCCACGATCGCTGTACTCAAGCGCCAGTTTCAGTTCGGTGCCACCCGGTTGGATGACCCGGCTCCGAGCCTGACGCCGCAAGACGCCCTGCGCCTCTTCGAGCCCAACTACCCTTTCCTTGCCACGGCCCGATTGGGAGAGCCTACCATCCAAGGCGATTTCTTGGTGTATCCCGTCCTGAAGCCGGAGGTTCAGGTCAAAGGTGCGTCGAATCGCCAGCCCGCCGACAAAACGCTCCTCCGAAAGGCGATTGGCGCGGTAAAACAATGGTCTGACGCCCCGGCCGCCATGGTTCAGCCGAGTCCTGCTTGGCACCTTGTCTTCAGTCGGGTTGACCAGGTTTCGCGACGTGCAGATTCGCCTGTACGCGATGCCTTCGATGTGCCGCTGGCCTGA
- a CDS encoding PRTRC system protein A: MTHPTDAVLFAATPLIPVPRFGTLAPLDRGAKRFLAGADGLYVQSSTEAMEVTMKLAPVKLPFGECCERIVLPNGPIPMALIKDFIRASRQSYPNEIAAAIVLGDAGHYELVWPEVQSASGGHVRYVDSVVNDDRLVVDLHSHGEHDAFFSRTDDESDCSRRGPYMAFVVGRLRSERPQVAVRLALAPYLAMDSIDRMISEGLIA; the protein is encoded by the coding sequence ATGACGCACCCTACTGACGCGGTTCTCTTCGCTGCGACACCCCTAATTCCCGTGCCGCGATTTGGAACCCTCGCACCGCTTGACCGAGGCGCAAAGCGCTTTCTCGCCGGTGCAGATGGCCTTTACGTCCAGTCCTCCACAGAGGCCATGGAAGTGACCATGAAGCTGGCGCCGGTGAAACTGCCATTTGGCGAATGCTGTGAACGGATCGTTCTTCCGAACGGCCCGATCCCGATGGCCTTGATCAAGGACTTCATTCGTGCATCGCGGCAAAGTTACCCCAACGAGATCGCCGCCGCGATTGTCCTGGGCGACGCAGGTCACTATGAATTGGTTTGGCCAGAGGTTCAATCAGCCTCAGGCGGCCACGTACGCTATGTGGATTCGGTCGTCAACGATGACCGCTTAGTCGTTGATCTGCACAGCCATGGTGAGCATGATGCATTCTTCTCTCGCACCGACGATGAGTCCGATTGCTCACGGCGTGGCCCGTACATGGCATTCGTCGTCGGTCGCCTTCGATCCGAGCGGCCTCAAGTAGCCGTTCGTCTGGCCTTGGCCCCGTATCTCGCCATGGACTCCATTGATCGAATGATTTCAGAGGGTCTCATTGCATGA
- a CDS encoding PRTRC system ThiF family protein: MKGEFRVPQHWMGSPISIMLVGAGGTGSQLADQLASMDCTLRRLGHPGLSVCIADGDCVSDSNVGRQRFTAQDIGCNKAVLLCHRINAFYQVDWEASPKHVDGRAMNGLARSDLVITAVDKASFRADLGSRFRNQTTRALWLDLGNGPDSGNVILGHLGKCQEGQARLPNVFDLFPELSRMHAVDAEMPSCSTEEAISRQSWPVNRVAAIAASDLLWSLLRHGRISTHGTFFRLNPMTMQPIMIDSDVWSFMGYKEPSSAQKRKRR, translated from the coding sequence ATGAAGGGTGAGTTCAGAGTTCCACAGCATTGGATGGGCAGTCCCATCTCAATCATGCTTGTCGGTGCAGGCGGGACTGGCTCACAGCTGGCTGATCAGCTTGCAAGCATGGACTGCACTTTGCGGCGACTAGGCCACCCCGGACTCTCGGTTTGCATCGCAGATGGCGATTGCGTGTCGGACTCGAATGTGGGCCGCCAGCGATTCACGGCACAGGACATCGGCTGCAACAAGGCAGTGCTGCTGTGCCATCGAATCAATGCCTTCTATCAGGTTGATTGGGAGGCAAGTCCCAAGCATGTCGATGGCCGTGCGATGAATGGTCTCGCCAGAAGTGACTTGGTCATTACAGCGGTAGACAAAGCCTCGTTTCGTGCAGACCTTGGTAGCCGCTTCCGCAACCAGACCACTCGAGCCCTCTGGCTTGATCTTGGCAACGGCCCTGACAGCGGTAACGTGATTCTTGGACACCTTGGAAAGTGCCAGGAGGGGCAAGCACGATTGCCAAACGTCTTCGATCTGTTTCCTGAACTGAGCCGCATGCATGCAGTAGACGCTGAGATGCCATCCTGTAGCACTGAGGAAGCAATCTCCCGGCAGTCATGGCCAGTCAACCGTGTCGCTGCAATTGCGGCAAGCGACTTGCTGTGGTCGCTACTTCGGCACGGCCGCATCTCCACCCACGGCACGTTCTTTCGACTGAATCCGATGACGATGCAGCCGATCATGATCGACAGCGATGTTTGGAGCTTTATGGGCTACAAGGAGCCTTCTTCAGCCCAGAAGAGGAAGCGTCGCTGA
- the traV gene encoding type IV conjugative transfer system lipoprotein TraV, with amino-acid sequence MHRLLSMLFIGLLAGCASSGKFSCGVPEGQPCKSALTVYAETDGASHMPAVGDRAQSPRNEVITTSDYMSVSETAEGELVLLPAPSTSNGAVPSEEPVREEAKMLRIWIAPWEDENGDLIAASHVYTEVEARRWRYGAPAIKEPPVLRLASPTPASPQANPTKNR; translated from the coding sequence ATGCACAGACTGCTCTCAATGCTTTTCATCGGCCTTTTGGCTGGTTGCGCCAGCTCCGGCAAATTCTCGTGCGGCGTTCCCGAAGGCCAACCGTGCAAATCCGCGCTGACCGTCTATGCCGAGACGGATGGCGCATCCCATATGCCAGCAGTTGGCGACCGCGCGCAGTCCCCGAGGAATGAAGTCATCACTACCTCCGACTACATGTCTGTCAGTGAGACTGCAGAGGGCGAATTGGTGTTGCTTCCTGCTCCATCGACCTCGAATGGCGCTGTCCCAAGCGAGGAGCCAGTCCGCGAAGAGGCCAAGATGCTTCGAATCTGGATCGCCCCCTGGGAAGACGAAAACGGCGATTTGATCGCGGCATCTCACGTTTACACCGAAGTGGAAGCACGCCGCTGGCGATACGGCGCCCCAGCCATCAAAGAGCCGCCAGTGTTGCGCCTAGCATCACCCACGCCGGCATCCCCGCAAGCGAATCCGACAAAGAACCGCTGA
- a CDS encoding TrbC/VirB2 family protein, producing the protein MKLAPQMLVFAAVMAVLALIPESAHAGQVAQDELAPLVQKIFDYLEGSVGLGIVIVAFVVAAIAAIAQRLIVFLSAFGLLIIVKYGPTVILNFFGATLDGIHAATSYLGN; encoded by the coding sequence ATGAAACTCGCCCCACAAATGCTCGTGTTTGCCGCAGTCATGGCGGTCCTGGCCCTGATTCCCGAAAGTGCCCATGCCGGCCAAGTCGCCCAGGACGAACTTGCGCCGTTGGTGCAGAAGATTTTCGACTATTTGGAGGGCTCGGTGGGCCTCGGGATTGTCATCGTCGCTTTCGTCGTGGCAGCCATTGCAGCCATTGCGCAGCGCCTCATCGTGTTCTTGTCCGCCTTTGGTCTGCTGATCATTGTCAAATACGGTCCGACCGTAATCCTGAACTTCTTCGGTGCGACCCTCGACGGGATTCACGCGGCTACGTCGTACCTCGGAAACTGA
- a CDS encoding PRTRC system protein B, with protein sequence MPTSRSKSRSLLIDVDHRSALRHRADEIKTTHALFFHTIRDKLALVTAHTVTPDHRDAPVVGPGRTLTHQDEVEIIRILSGRRPQGPIAVYPDSLLFRDEEVVCWWLPPTRRAMHLMTHNGGLQHVDAQWPSLVALVRNRELFLAAVAGTNRPTGNTALFHAPIGNVDGMGRVCTGSARLPLAGDVADIDGWSSVVFDTAFTHVNHNGTLKAGSSKSKKGKRSEKLHADAEFWMDKTIYGNGIPDDWLNPLCANLGNWLNYMTSRHEQTGDRRR encoded by the coding sequence ATGCCAACCAGCCGCTCCAAGTCTCGAAGCCTTCTCATTGATGTCGACCACCGTTCGGCTCTCCGGCATCGAGCCGATGAAATCAAGACGACGCACGCTCTTTTCTTCCACACGATTCGGGACAAGCTCGCCTTGGTGACCGCCCACACGGTCACTCCCGACCACCGAGACGCTCCAGTGGTTGGACCCGGTCGGACCCTGACACATCAGGACGAGGTCGAGATCATTCGCATCTTGTCTGGGCGCCGGCCGCAAGGTCCAATAGCGGTGTACCCCGATTCGCTACTCTTTCGCGACGAAGAGGTCGTTTGCTGGTGGCTTCCACCGACGCGGCGGGCCATGCATCTCATGACCCACAACGGTGGGTTGCAGCATGTCGACGCCCAGTGGCCAAGCCTGGTCGCCTTGGTCCGGAACCGAGAGTTGTTCCTTGCAGCAGTTGCGGGGACAAATCGGCCAACCGGCAATACTGCCCTGTTCCATGCCCCAATTGGAAATGTTGACGGCATGGGGCGTGTCTGCACCGGAAGTGCGCGACTACCGCTGGCCGGAGACGTGGCGGACATTGATGGTTGGTCGTCAGTTGTGTTCGATACGGCATTCACGCATGTCAACCACAACGGCACGCTCAAGGCGGGCTCCTCAAAGTCGAAGAAGGGTAAGCGATCCGAGAAGCTGCACGCCGACGCCGAGTTCTGGATGGACAAGACGATTTACGGGAATGGAATTCCCGATGACTGGCTGAATCCTCTCTGCGCCAACCTCGGCAACTGGCTCAATTACATGACTTCGCGGCACGAGCAGACTGGGGACAGACGCCGATGA